A DNA window from Chitinispirillales bacterium ANBcel5 contains the following coding sequences:
- the glmM gene encoding phosphoglucosamine mutase produces MKDLPIMSVSGIRGIYGVTLDELFVSRIAYIQTKLSGAGKVVIGRDTRPSGERLMRAICRGIRAAGGEPVDIGIAPTPTTCVAVSELKASAGIIITASHNPSQYNGYKMVHSSGRLFKGDECETVYSHFKRGEYPQEQELKQYDDSPAKTVDAVSIHINKIISTVDVSLIASKRMKVAVDSINGAAGAIFPALLEKLSVEWTGVHNKLDGDFVHNPEPRPEHLTDLSSLLSTSDGFWGGFIFDPDADRLATMGQNGEAVSEEMTLVLALENILEHTKSDIATNLSTSMLIDDVGAKFGVHIFRTKIGEANVVEGMKKFNCKVGGEGNGGVIYPAMSTVRDGLGAMALILELMAKRDKKLFQLTAAWPSYPIVKDKISCESLEPKQLIEKISARFPDEKKDLLDGLKIIRDYGWVHLRASNTEPIIRCYAEAKTDQQAKELSEMVLAEAKR; encoded by the coding sequence ATGAAAGACTTACCAATCATGTCTGTTTCCGGAATAAGAGGTATTTACGGGGTTACTCTTGATGAGCTTTTTGTTTCAAGAATTGCCTATATCCAAACCAAACTATCGGGTGCAGGAAAAGTGGTAATTGGCCGTGACACACGCCCCAGTGGGGAGCGACTTATGCGGGCCATATGCAGAGGTATAAGAGCTGCTGGTGGTGAACCTGTGGATATTGGGATTGCTCCCACCCCGACAACCTGTGTTGCTGTTTCGGAGCTTAAGGCTTCAGCGGGTATAATTATTACTGCAAGTCATAACCCGTCCCAGTACAATGGCTACAAAATGGTTCACTCATCGGGACGTCTTTTTAAGGGCGATGAGTGCGAAACAGTTTACAGCCATTTTAAAAGGGGGGAGTATCCTCAAGAGCAGGAGCTTAAACAATACGATGACTCACCAGCTAAAACGGTTGATGCGGTTTCGATTCACATAAACAAAATCATTTCTACTGTCGATGTATCCCTTATTGCATCAAAAAGAATGAAAGTAGCAGTAGATTCAATTAATGGTGCTGCGGGGGCTATTTTTCCGGCACTCTTAGAAAAGCTTTCCGTAGAGTGGACAGGTGTTCATAACAAACTGGATGGGGATTTCGTTCACAACCCAGAGCCAAGACCTGAGCACCTCACCGACTTAAGCTCATTACTGAGCACAAGCGACGGATTCTGGGGTGGGTTTATTTTCGATCCAGATGCAGACCGGCTTGCAACAATGGGACAAAATGGTGAAGCTGTATCAGAGGAGATGACTCTTGTACTGGCTCTTGAAAATATTCTTGAGCATACTAAAAGTGATATAGCTACCAATCTGTCTACCTCGATGTTGATAGATGATGTAGGGGCTAAGTTTGGAGTACATATTTTCAGAACAAAAATTGGTGAAGCCAATGTAGTTGAAGGAATGAAAAAGTTTAACTGTAAAGTTGGCGGTGAAGGTAATGGCGGAGTGATCTATCCAGCTATGTCGACTGTAAGGGATGGACTTGGAGCTATGGCACTTATTCTTGAGCTTATGGCTAAAAGGGACAAAAAGCTTTTTCAGCTTACAGCAGCCTGGCCTTCATATCCTATTGTTAAGGATAAAATATCCTGTGAATCTCTTGAACCTAAACAGCTAATAGAGAAGATAAGCGCCAGATTTCCTGATGAGAAGAAAGATCTTCTTGATGGCCTCAAAATCATTCGCGATTATGGATGGGTGCACTTGCGAGCTTCAAATACTGAACCGATCATTCGTTGTTATGCAGAAGCCAAAACGGATCAGCAGGCAAAGGAGTTATCCGAAATGGTTCTTGCAGAAGCGAAGAGATAA
- a CDS encoding UDP-N-acetylmuramoyl-L-alanyl-D-glutamate--2,6-diaminopimelate ligase, with translation MKLTELFKKVQIPFKSNDIAQDVDVADIVYDSRMVKKGDLYIAVPGFKVHGDSFINEAIQSGAVAVISENQQPQLSVPAFQVDNARALTGALGRALWNVDLESIYTIGVTGTNGKTTTVLLFSALMDQLHTVLNSWMFGTVEFKIGDKRFEATHTTPEALDIFRFVGKENKQPKSISMEVSSHSLALHRVSGLKYNLAVWTNLTQDHLDFHGSMEEYYRAKKLLFTDYLKNDGVCVINIDDKWGRRLSEELGNKKCITFGTSDDASVKINDCTSDWNGCEIELICGGVLKKYKSSLKGQFNVYNVAAMAAGAEALSVDCQVVQRALDSISTVPGRMDAVDIDAPFLVIVDYAHTPDALENVLKTSRRLAKNRLLTVFGCGGDRDKTKRPLMARAVIDNCDEAIVTSDNPRSEKPQSIINDIVNAIPLDFPHVVIENRREAIACALRNAREGDCIVIAGKGHEEYQEVKGVKHHFSDKETVKELYTEMEKK, from the coding sequence ATGAAACTAACAGAGTTATTTAAGAAAGTTCAAATTCCATTTAAAAGCAATGATATTGCACAAGATGTAGATGTGGCTGATATTGTCTACGATTCACGAATGGTGAAAAAGGGAGATTTGTACATAGCTGTGCCAGGATTTAAGGTACATGGTGATTCATTTATTAATGAGGCGATACAGTCAGGTGCAGTGGCTGTAATATCTGAAAATCAACAGCCTCAACTTTCGGTTCCTGCATTTCAGGTTGATAATGCAAGGGCGCTTACCGGTGCACTGGGGCGGGCGTTGTGGAATGTAGATCTGGAGTCGATATATACTATTGGGGTGACTGGGACCAATGGCAAAACTACTACAGTTCTTTTGTTTTCTGCTCTGATGGATCAGTTACACACCGTTTTAAATTCCTGGATGTTTGGAACTGTTGAATTTAAAATTGGTGATAAACGGTTCGAAGCAACCCACACCACTCCGGAAGCATTGGATATTTTTAGATTTGTTGGGAAAGAAAACAAGCAACCTAAGAGTATTTCCATGGAAGTGTCATCTCATTCGCTTGCATTGCATAGGGTGAGTGGTCTGAAGTATAATCTTGCAGTATGGACCAATCTTACACAAGATCATCTCGACTTTCACGGCTCCATGGAAGAGTATTACAGAGCAAAGAAGTTGCTTTTCACCGATTACCTGAAAAATGATGGTGTTTGTGTAATAAATATTGATGATAAATGGGGACGGCGCTTAAGTGAAGAGCTTGGAAATAAAAAGTGCATTACATTTGGTACCAGTGATGATGCTTCGGTAAAGATAAATGATTGTACCAGTGACTGGAATGGATGTGAAATCGAGCTCATTTGTGGTGGGGTTTTAAAAAAGTATAAATCCTCTCTGAAAGGACAGTTCAATGTTTATAATGTTGCTGCTATGGCCGCAGGTGCAGAAGCGCTAAGTGTTGATTGCCAGGTTGTCCAACGTGCTTTAGATTCAATTAGTACTGTTCCGGGTAGAATGGATGCTGTGGATATAGATGCGCCCTTTTTGGTTATTGTTGATTATGCACATACCCCCGATGCACTTGAAAATGTACTTAAAACCTCACGGCGTTTAGCAAAAAACAGGTTACTGACTGTATTTGGGTGTGGTGGCGATCGAGACAAGACCAAAAGGCCCCTGATGGCCAGGGCGGTGATTGATAACTGTGATGAAGCTATAGTTACTTCCGATAATCCACGAAGCGAAAAACCTCAATCGATCATAAATGATATAGTTAATGCAATCCCACTTGATTTCCCACATGTCGTTATTGAAAATAGAAGGGAAGCTATTGCGTGTGCTCTTAGAAATGCAAGGGAGGGAGACTGTATAGTCATTGCCGGCAAAGGGCACGAGGAATATCAGGAAGTAAAGGGCGTTAAGCATCATTTCAGTGACAAGGAGACTGTTAAAGAATTATATACTGAAATGGAGAAGAAGTAA
- a CDS encoding cell division protein FtsL gives MAKTKSKPVLKLRIVLWALLIVSTVLSGPLLVVWKQAYINTASLQLDLLSDSLSVLEKQITTVKMECEKLSSRTRIEHIARTVLNLDYPTSEQIVIVPYYNVEESGFASAEQMSTLASAFFDGENEE, from the coding sequence GTGGCAAAAACTAAGTCTAAGCCGGTGTTAAAGTTACGAATCGTTTTATGGGCTCTTCTGATAGTGTCTACTGTTTTGTCGGGGCCTTTGCTTGTAGTGTGGAAGCAGGCCTATATAAATACTGCTTCACTGCAGTTGGATCTGTTGTCCGATTCGCTCTCTGTTTTGGAGAAACAGATAACTACTGTTAAAATGGAATGTGAAAAATTATCCAGCAGGACGAGAATAGAGCATATCGCCCGTACTGTTTTAAACCTTGATTATCCCACTTCTGAGCAGATCGTAATAGTGCCCTATTATAATGTAGAAGAGAGCGGGTTTGCTTCGGCAGAGCAAATGAGTACATTAGCGAGCGCATTTTTTGATGGAGAAAACGAGGAGTGA
- the rsmH gene encoding 16S rRNA (cytosine(1402)-N(4))-methyltransferase RsmH, protein MSVEEYHIPVLLDEVLGHLLKKRAGIYVDCTLGGGGHFRAIASKLSKEGTLIGIDRDREAIEYNRKKLFSESNPRIVIEQSRFSEFDRVLETYGITQVDGFLLDLGVSSRQIDSKDRGFSYKQQADLDMRMDPGSGISAREVLQQSSEEQLSTVLYQYGEIKNAQRMARAIKQWMKNKEIRTSSDLKQCIEHEYGINVKFKVLSKLFQALRIAVNGELEELQIFLNKSMKYLSAPGGRLAVISYHSLEDRIVKQFIRSKEGRCVCPSSLPVCVCNEKKQLKRVNRKAIVADEQQIAFNPRARSARLRVVEKVA, encoded by the coding sequence ATGAGTGTAGAAGAGTATCATATCCCGGTTCTTCTGGACGAGGTTTTGGGTCATCTGCTCAAAAAAAGAGCTGGTATCTATGTTGATTGTACCCTGGGTGGCGGAGGGCACTTTAGGGCAATTGCATCAAAACTCTCAAAAGAGGGGACCTTGATTGGCATAGATAGGGACAGGGAAGCAATAGAGTATAATCGCAAAAAACTGTTTAGTGAGAGTAACCCTCGAATAGTAATTGAGCAGTCTCGTTTTTCTGAATTTGACCGTGTGCTGGAGACTTACGGCATCACACAGGTAGATGGGTTTCTTTTGGATCTTGGAGTTTCCTCTCGTCAGATCGATAGTAAAGACAGGGGCTTTTCGTACAAACAACAGGCAGATTTGGATATGAGGATGGATCCGGGTAGTGGAATTTCTGCCAGGGAAGTTCTCCAACAATCATCCGAAGAGCAGCTAAGTACAGTTCTTTATCAATACGGTGAGATAAAAAATGCTCAAAGAATGGCGCGTGCCATAAAACAGTGGATGAAAAATAAGGAGATAAGGACATCATCTGATCTAAAGCAATGCATCGAACATGAATATGGTATAAATGTAAAGTTTAAAGTTCTTTCAAAATTGTTTCAGGCATTACGCATTGCTGTTAACGGAGAACTTGAGGAACTTCAAATATTTTTGAATAAGAGTATGAAATACTTATCTGCTCCGGGGGGACGTTTGGCGGTAATATCGTATCACTCTCTTGAGGATAGAATAGTAAAACAGTTTATTCGGAGCAAAGAAGGACGCTGTGTATGTCCATCCTCATTACCGGTTTGCGTATGTAATGAAAAAAAACAGCTCAAAAGAGTAAACAGAAAGGCTATAGTTGCAGATGAGCAGCAGATAGCGTTTAATCCGCGTGCACGGAGTGCTCGCTTGCGAGTGGTTGAAAAAGTAGCGTAG
- the mraZ gene encoding division/cell wall cluster transcriptional repressor MraZ, whose product MGRFRGSFDYSIDAKGRVNIPAKFRKCLNPEADETFVVVRGPTNCLRAYPQDLWDAYEDELASRPETPETLRHKRLLFSLLSDSTLDSQGRITLTAKQMVVSGIKKEVTLIGQSNYIEIWDRVKYEEYLLSADDFDEMFFQSVEAGLKSQ is encoded by the coding sequence ATGGGCCGTTTTCGTGGCAGCTTCGATTATTCAATAGATGCAAAGGGTAGGGTAAATATTCCGGCAAAGTTCCGCAAATGCCTTAATCCCGAAGCTGATGAGACCTTTGTGGTCGTGCGTGGTCCTACTAATTGCCTCAGAGCTTACCCCCAGGATCTTTGGGATGCCTATGAAGATGAGCTTGCATCACGCCCCGAAACACCCGAAACACTTCGCCACAAGCGTCTTTTATTTAGTCTTTTAAGTGACTCTACCCTTGATTCCCAGGGACGCATTACCTTAACAGCAAAACAGATGGTCGTTTCAGGCATAAAGAAGGAAGTTACTCTTATAGGCCAGTCCAACTATATAGAAATTTGGGACAGGGTTAAATATGAAGAATATCTGCTGAGTGCTGATGATTTTGATGAGATGTTTTTTCAATCTGTTGAAGCAGGATTAAAGAGCCAATGA
- a CDS encoding penicillin-binding transpeptidase domain-containing protein, which translates to MTQFKLRLIFVCLIFLAIGIVMVSRLFAIQIIDGERYALRSRSQAKQRKMVSPRRGSIKDRYGRILATSQQVAIDGSIWGGEGRSGERTLNRIYPGGDLAGPLLGHVGRDGYGLAGIEFTLDHHLRGEKGWAIIHRDGHNRAYKKIGLPQQEPINGSDVYLTIDIDIQRIAQSVLRQAVSELDAKGGKVIIMEPRTGKVLAMVNEPSFNPNVPSQYSVSDRQNRTISTIYEPGSTFKVVTAAAALQEKVATPKDTINANQGVYRVYNQVIRDIVPRGEITFTEAISFSSNVAMAKIADELGNERLFNYVRDFGLGKKTGIELPGEENGILHPVRNWSGRTRVTMAMGHEISATFLQMMLPFASIANGGVLVSPLIYEKVQAPRGSVVESARVKPVRRVINEQVSQQLRYILRDAVENGTGRRAAVPGVSVAGKTGTSQKPDSGRYSETRFWSSFIGFMPSEDPVLLCGILIDEPAGGETGGLAAAPVFSKIMTQILSHSRLEYARKILNDQPRLHTNSERSLRIADFRGEEVGKIKAKINPDIFSLTVIGDGDVVKYQSPAAGSLIKRGGDVVLYTESELYGSEQTFSIPDCTGKELRDAFNLLNLKGLNPYIVGSGRVKRQVPAPGSIVAIDTPCTLFSYLGNDVHRN; encoded by the coding sequence GTGACTCAATTTAAATTGAGATTAATTTTTGTCTGTCTCATATTCCTGGCCATAGGGATAGTGATGGTGAGCAGATTGTTTGCCATACAGATTATCGATGGTGAAAGGTATGCTTTACGTAGTCGTAGTCAGGCTAAGCAGCGCAAGATGGTTTCACCACGAAGGGGATCTATTAAAGATAGGTACGGGAGAATACTCGCCACAAGCCAACAGGTGGCAATTGATGGAAGTATCTGGGGAGGAGAGGGTAGGTCTGGTGAAAGGACTTTGAACAGAATCTATCCGGGAGGTGATTTAGCCGGTCCACTTCTTGGGCATGTAGGCAGAGATGGGTATGGACTGGCAGGAATAGAATTTACTTTAGATCATCACTTAAGAGGTGAAAAGGGGTGGGCCATAATTCACAGAGACGGGCATAACAGGGCTTACAAAAAAATAGGATTACCCCAACAGGAACCCATTAATGGTTCGGATGTATATCTTACAATCGATATCGATATTCAAAGAATTGCCCAATCCGTTTTAAGGCAGGCTGTTTCGGAATTGGATGCAAAAGGGGGAAAGGTCATTATAATGGAGCCTCGGACAGGGAAAGTTTTGGCCATGGTTAATGAGCCCTCATTTAATCCTAACGTTCCTTCACAATACTCTGTATCAGATAGACAAAACCGAACTATAAGCACAATTTACGAACCCGGCTCTACATTCAAAGTTGTTACTGCAGCAGCTGCGCTGCAGGAGAAGGTTGCTACTCCAAAAGATACTATTAACGCAAACCAGGGAGTCTATAGGGTTTATAATCAGGTTATTAGAGATATTGTTCCGAGAGGTGAAATAACTTTTACAGAGGCTATTAGTTTTTCCAGTAACGTTGCTATGGCAAAAATAGCTGATGAGCTTGGGAATGAGCGTCTGTTCAATTATGTACGTGATTTTGGCTTGGGAAAGAAGACCGGTATTGAGCTTCCGGGTGAAGAAAACGGAATATTACACCCTGTTCGTAACTGGTCTGGCAGAACGAGAGTAACGATGGCTATGGGTCATGAGATATCTGCAACATTTCTGCAAATGATGCTGCCATTTGCAAGTATTGCAAATGGTGGAGTACTAGTTTCGCCTTTAATTTATGAAAAAGTTCAGGCTCCCAGAGGTTCAGTGGTTGAGAGTGCGAGGGTAAAACCGGTGAGAAGAGTAATTAATGAGCAAGTTTCACAACAGCTTAGGTATATACTCAGAGATGCGGTTGAAAACGGTACCGGAAGACGCGCAGCGGTACCGGGAGTTAGTGTTGCCGGTAAAACGGGTACAAGTCAAAAACCTGATAGTGGCAGGTATTCGGAAACCCGGTTTTGGTCCTCTTTTATAGGGTTTATGCCTTCAGAGGATCCTGTTTTGCTTTGTGGAATATTGATTGATGAGCCTGCAGGTGGAGAAACGGGAGGGCTTGCTGCTGCACCGGTTTTCAGTAAAATTATGACTCAGATACTCAGTCATTCACGTCTTGAATATGCACGGAAAATTCTTAATGATCAGCCAAGACTTCACACCAACTCTGAGCGTTCCTTAAGGATAGCTGATTTTAGGGGAGAAGAGGTCGGGAAAATTAAGGCAAAGATCAATCCTGATATCTTTTCCCTTACGGTAATAGGTGATGGGGATGTGGTTAAATACCAGAGTCCGGCTGCTGGAAGTTTAATAAAGAGAGGTGGAGATGTTGTTCTTTATACTGAGTCTGAGCTCTACGGAAGTGAACAAACTTTCTCTATCCCCGATTGTACTGGTAAGGAACTCCGGGATGCATTCAATCTATTGAATTTAAAAGGTTTAAATCCATACATCGTTGGATCCGGAAGAGTTAAACGCCAGGTACCTGCACCTGGGAGTATAGTGGCGATCGATACACCGTGTACACTCTTTTCTTATTTGGGGAATGATGTACACAGAAATTAA
- the murF gene encoding UDP-N-acetylmuramoyl-tripeptide--D-alanyl-D-alanine ligase, whose amino-acid sequence MGKTDKSNTPLTLNSLIKWGNGNSEMSEELRAKTVNTVWNDSRKVQQGDVFLALRTDNDDGHRYIESAFQNGAISAIVDKSGIMEVPEQFRSDCIVVSDTLEAVQTMAASYRKEMGLLVIGITGSNGKTTTRTFISSIFKQVIKVGETYTNWNNHIGVPLSILRFDGDEWAGVIEMGANHVNEIHGLSKIAAPDIAVITNIGYAHVGLFGSLENTTKAKFEIADGLSSDGFMLLNGDDPRLVKGASERGLKTVFYGTSPQCDIRAENVEISAQTGLKFTVDEMEISLAMPGKHFMYCILPAIYLARRCKIPDALIAETIANLKPASMRGMVEKRQGIRFILDCYNANPSSMSNAISYLCDITPNQKQRVAVVGDMLELEQYTEELHVKLGAELVKSGVHKIIAVGNYSDYIARGAINEKLSSELIHTAKDAAEALEIAKEFLNEDETVLLKGSRGVKLEKVFEGFSS is encoded by the coding sequence ATGGGCAAAACAGATAAATCAAACACACCCTTGACTCTGAATTCACTGATTAAATGGGGAAATGGTAACAGTGAAATGAGTGAAGAGTTAAGGGCAAAAACAGTCAATACTGTTTGGAATGATTCAAGAAAAGTACAACAAGGTGATGTATTTCTGGCCTTACGTACAGATAACGATGATGGGCATCGCTACATTGAATCTGCTTTCCAAAATGGGGCCATTTCCGCTATAGTGGATAAATCCGGTATAATGGAAGTACCCGAACAGTTTAGATCCGATTGTATTGTGGTTTCTGATACTCTTGAAGCTGTTCAGACAATGGCAGCATCTTACAGAAAAGAAATGGGATTACTTGTTATAGGTATTACCGGATCTAACGGAAAAACCACTACCCGAACATTTATCTCCTCAATTTTTAAGCAAGTAATCAAAGTTGGTGAAACTTACACTAACTGGAATAATCATATTGGTGTTCCGCTGAGTATATTACGTTTTGATGGTGATGAGTGGGCTGGTGTTATAGAAATGGGTGCTAATCATGTAAATGAAATCCATGGATTGTCAAAAATCGCAGCACCCGACATCGCTGTAATAACCAATATTGGGTATGCCCATGTTGGTCTGTTTGGTTCACTTGAGAATACAACCAAAGCAAAATTTGAGATTGCTGATGGCCTGAGTTCTGATGGCTTTATGTTGCTTAACGGAGATGATCCCAGACTGGTGAAAGGTGCCTCTGAGCGGGGACTAAAAACCGTTTTTTATGGAACTTCACCACAGTGCGATATCCGTGCTGAAAATGTGGAGATTTCTGCACAGACTGGGCTTAAGTTTACAGTGGATGAAATGGAAATTTCATTAGCAATGCCTGGTAAGCACTTTATGTATTGCATACTGCCTGCCATATATCTGGCGAGAAGATGTAAAATTCCTGATGCACTTATTGCTGAAACAATTGCAAATCTCAAGCCGGCTTCAATGCGTGGAATGGTAGAAAAAAGACAAGGTATTAGATTTATACTCGACTGCTATAACGCCAATCCTTCTTCTATGAGTAATGCCATCAGCTATTTGTGCGACATAACTCCTAATCAAAAACAACGTGTGGCGGTTGTGGGAGATATGCTTGAACTTGAACAATATACCGAAGAGCTTCACGTTAAGCTCGGTGCTGAGCTGGTGAAATCTGGTGTGCACAAAATTATTGCAGTTGGAAATTATTCCGATTACATTGCCCGGGGTGCGATTAATGAAAAGCTTTCATCAGAACTGATTCACACTGCAAAGGATGCTGCTGAGGCACTGGAAATTGCCAAAGAATTCCTTAATGAAGATGAAACAGTTCTATTGAAAGGGTCCAGGGGTGTAAAACTCGAAAAAGTTTTTGAGGGATTCAGTTCATGA
- a CDS encoding sugar phosphate isomerase/epimerase — protein MSDWPVGLSTGCFYQKSIFDCLEMIRDGGFCLIEVCSSPAHLNFHDIKAVKKAAVLMKKLGMEPYSFHAPFIDVDISSIDPQQREKSKNEIMRAAEAAGVLEARHFVIHPGPDNMLQFSIEERAERLRNAADVLNKVANKCQKLGVGLVLENMLPHLPFGSTSDMMWIMGAMDNLNICTCLDTGHARLSGDIYSVMYKLSGHMRIVHANDNTGKYDSHLPPGKGVIDWHKVLFELGETNFRGGIILELSGAENGDPLITLEEARQARLYLRKISKELYLSSPPSVEIPSHSVD, from the coding sequence ATGAGCGACTGGCCAGTAGGCCTTTCAACGGGCTGTTTTTACCAGAAGAGTATTTTTGATTGTCTGGAAATGATTAGGGATGGTGGGTTTTGTTTAATTGAAGTATGTTCCTCACCTGCACACCTTAATTTCCATGACATTAAGGCTGTTAAAAAAGCAGCCGTATTAATGAAAAAACTTGGCATGGAACCCTACTCTTTCCATGCTCCCTTTATCGATGTTGATATATCCTCCATCGATCCACAACAGAGAGAGAAATCAAAAAATGAGATAATGCGCGCCGCAGAAGCTGCCGGGGTACTTGAAGCAAGACATTTTGTAATACACCCTGGTCCGGACAATATGCTTCAGTTTTCAATTGAAGAGCGGGCAGAGAGACTCAGAAACGCCGCCGATGTATTAAATAAAGTAGCTAACAAGTGTCAGAAACTTGGAGTGGGGCTGGTGCTTGAAAACATGCTTCCCCATTTACCCTTTGGAAGCACAAGTGATATGATGTGGATAATGGGAGCTATGGATAATTTAAATATCTGTACCTGTCTTGATACCGGCCATGCCAGGTTATCTGGTGACATATACAGCGTCATGTATAAACTTTCGGGCCATATGAGAATCGTTCATGCAAATGATAATACCGGAAAGTACGACAGCCACTTACCTCCGGGAAAAGGAGTAATAGACTGGCATAAAGTACTGTTTGAGCTTGGAGAAACTAATTTCAGGGGAGGAATAATTCTGGAACTGTCAGGTGCTGAAAATGGTGACCCTCTGATAACCCTGGAAGAGGCGAGGCAGGCACGTCTCTACTTAAGAAAAATAAGCAAAGAATTGTACCTGTCAAGCCCACCATCAGTGGAAATACCCAGCCATTCTGTTGATTAG